A window of Glycine soja cultivar W05 chromosome 13, ASM419377v2, whole genome shotgun sequence genomic DNA:
tactCTGGTGCGGGCATGAAATAGGAACAAAGTatagttgttaatttttatggAGAAGATCGGTGTCAATAgagaacaataaaaataattagactAACAAACAAAGAGTTTAATCTTTTACTGTTTACTTTGTAATTGAAATTCATGGAAAACTCGTAAAATGAAAAGCAGAAGCTACTACCCACTTATATTgggaagagagagaaataatCAACAAAAGCTTGAGACAAAAGCAAGCTGTACACGTGGGTTTATTTTCTACTATAGAAAAGCGTATAATTAGCTGTGCTGCGGATCAGTTTTACATACTTTTATCTCAGCCACCTAAAGCTAGCCCCCAGATCTAACGTCTAATGGTTTTTGTTAACTGTGTATGGTATAATACCCTATAATCACAGTCGTGAACAAAGGTGAAAAAACAATGTCTCACTGTGCCGCAAGGTGTGCCACAAGGAGTGCCACGAGGCTTCTTAACCTAACGCGCGCTCTCTCCACGGAGGCGCGTGGGCAAAAGATCGAGCGCATCGCCACGGAGCTTCTCGACCTCAACAGTTTCGAGAGGCACGATTTCACGGTCCTCTGGCGGCTCAAGATGGGTCTGCACCGCTACGGCGCTCCTGTGGCTGGCATGACGATGCCGTCCGTCGGGGCGGCTGCCCGGGCTGAGGCCGGTGCTGCCGCAGTCGCGGAGAAGATGGCATTTGACTTGAAGTTGGAGAAGTATGATGCTGCTGCCAAGATCAAGATCATCAAGGAAGTGAGGTCTTTCACCGATTTGGGGTTGAAGGAAGCCAAGGACTTGGTGGAGAAGGTTCCCTGTGTTTTGAAGAAGGGTCTCACCAAGGAGGAGGCTAATCCCATCATGGAGAAGCTCAAGGAGTTGGGTGCTGCTGTTGTCTTAGAGTGATTATGAATTtctgtctttttttttgtaCTCCAGAGTTTTGTGTTAGTTGTAGAATAATTGACACTTTTTGTGGCTATTGAAtgataaaaatgataagttatatatattattaccccacttcactattttttttatgttttgttggtAGGTTGATGGTTTTTGTTATATGACATTCTTGATTTTAATTGAAGTTTGATATTGGTAACCACTTTTAATGAGTTAAAGTTGTGTTTGAGCTGGTGTGTGGGTagttgaaagaagtgtattgcCGGGTTTCTTTTCAAAGGCACACTtggttattgttttatttttaccgTCTTTAGCTTGTAAGGTTGATGATTGATATGGAGGGCTTGGACATTTGTGAGTGAAGTCAGTTATTGATTTGTGAGTGAATTGCTTTGGAAAGTTTTATCAGAAAATGGCCTAATTTCATGTTGTGGAATGGTGTATCGGATATTGGAAGAAATATGCCATGTCTGTTCGGGTTTTGGTGATATCCTTTTGCTGAAATTTGGAATATTGAGCACTATCATATGTTGCAGAAAGCATTTTGTTAATTAACttgatttgattaagaaaaaaagaaaacataaagtaTATAAATGATCAAAACATGAAATCAGTTTCAAAATAACTGTTTATACTTATTATACAGCAGACCATCATCATGCTAAAAATTGTGAGTGTACATGAGATAATTCCTAATCAAGCAGAACACAGAACTAGTTATTCTTTCAAAACAATTCACTCAATATAATATTCACCTAAGACAAACTgcataaaaatcaatatatcaaTATATACTAACAATACATTACCCCATCTACACACAAAAATTTAAACCAAACTTAAAGAAGTCTCATGCATGAAATGAAACCTCTGAGCATGTAGCAGTTGTTTCATGCATTTGTCTTGGGCAATGTCACTGGTTTCACGACCAAGGCAACACATGTATTTAACAGAAGAAACTTCCATTTCATGTCCACACTTATTTGGACATGGTATGTGAGCTAGAATGTCAGCGGGGTAGTTAGCAAATTCCCTATGTTCACATTTGTGAGGAACACTTTTAAACTTAAACTTCTCATAGTAGTCCTTGAAAGCTACATCAAAGCCCACTTCATTGTTCAATGTCCCTTTCCAAGCATAAAAGTCTGAGACAGTTTTAAGCATAGCATCACCATGACCTAGAAGCTTCACATGAGACCCTTTTGTAAGAATGGCCCATCCAAGTGGATCTTGTTTGAGGAACATCAATTTCTGAATCTCTCTTGTTGTAGAATCTTGCACTTGTTCACCACCCCTTTTTGTTAGTTTCCTGCTAGCAAGCAAGTTGTCTATGGCGATCCTGAAGCGTGGAACAATCTTGGGGTTGTCCCTTCCCAATGAATAGGACTCAATTGTGGTTTCTTCCTCTTGGGTCAGAGTTTCATTCTTTTCCAATTTCTCCACAGCTGTGGTGAAATCTTGGATCCACTTAGTGTTGGTGCCTCCATAGATGAAGATGTAAGAGTCCCTTTTGATCTTATTTGTGGACATGAAAAGTATAGATCAGTTTATTTTAAAGTGCTATGCCAATTTACAAGACAAAGACAATGCCAAGAAAACTTGGGGTTGCAAGCACAAGTCTTTGAGTTTGCAGAAGAAACTACCACTACAGGTTCACTGATACACAGTAgttgtatttaattaaataggatttattttaaattccctGATAGTATAATAGGTTTTTTCACTGTCATCCAATAACAAATTGTACAATAAGTTTGTTGATTCATATAATAACTATTTCAAAAGTATACCTAACATGATTTCTGATTGGTTGacactgtaattttttttagtatgatagtgcatatgaatttaattcttaattaaatatatagataataTGCATGATATCATGATTTCATTTTGTGACAGAATAACATAAAATACTTATTTGGATGCTTTTCACAGGTTCAGTTACTACTTGGCACTCGATTTGGCAGAATCCAACAATGAAAAAACAATCACCAATGAATTATGTGAATAACAGGACAATAATTAGTTTGTAGTGTTTGGTACTTACCAATTCTCTTATTATTGGACTGAGGGTGATCATTTCATTCCAAAACCAGTTCCATTGCTGAGTGAGTCTGGTTTGATCAGAGGTTCTGAAAGGGAAGCCATCAATATCCCATTTGGAAATAATCTGCTTTGCATCAGAGTTTTCCACTTTACCCTCAGGGCTTATGAGCATGATAATGGGGTTACCTTTGTAATTGAATACCTCTTTTATCAATCAATACCTGTTTGGTAATTGAATTCCTTCACCACATACCACTCAACCTTAGTAACAtctaactttttcttttgttcttcatCCCAAACTCCTACTATGGGGATCCATAAAATCTTGAAATCCTCTTTCCTGTAACTCTCTAGCTCCTTTGGTTCCTCTTTCAATTTCACATGGATCGATTTTAAAAGCTGAATCTCATTGTCAATGTGGTCAAGGCCCGAAATGAACAGTAAGACATGCTTATTCTTAAACTCTCCTAATGCAGCCTGTAAAAGAGTCAAGGAGATAATAATCAACAATGGATATGTTATTTTTCTCTAGACTAGGACATTTAAAAGATTAAACCCTTTGTTTTATGGTCAAAGTGCATTGGATTAATACTTTGCATAAGGACTAGTAGTAGCAGAGATTTTACTATAGTTGATACCTGTGGTCCTGTAAGGCCATTATACACCGATGGTCTTGAATCCTGGGAATCACTGGGACAACAAGAGCTTCCAAAAACTTTACAATATAAATTTGTGTATCAGTTTGAATGGAAGTGATAATATCCTTGCGCCTTGAGTAATCTTCTATTCGCCCTGCAAGTAACACAGAACTTTTACCTCCTATCATCATTTTAGTTCAATTCCACACCTTCACTAGTTCAGAGAATTTAAGGGAAGCACACTTCTAATATTCATACAAAAGATTTGCAAAGCACTTAACTCGTAACTAACCTATCTGTGTGCTGCACTTGTCTTGATGGTCCTTGAAATTTTTGAGAATGAAATCAAGCCTATAGTCAAATTTGGATAAGTCGTATCTGTAACCCCTGAATCCAAGCAATTGCAACTATGAAtcattatacaaaattttaatataaagacAGCGGATTTGGATCCCCTCATGTTAATAAGTGACATCACAATGACATGTTACAAGAGAGACATAAAAACAATGTGAAGTAGTACAGACCTGACCCTTACTTGTTAGGGCCTATAAAGCaccgatatttttttaatttgcttcAGGTATTTGTATCGGATACGTATTTTATACGATATTCTTGGATACTTCACCGATACGTGTGGATGAAGTATTCAAACCTACGAAAACTGAGAATTCAATTTGCTTTACGTATCCTATCCCGATTCTCTTTAGGATACTTCAGTGATACATATCAGTGATGTATCAAGCTTTCTAAAAATCCAATACAACTACATGAAACatataatatgtataatatAGAAACATTGTGCCTTAGtgaacacaaaatgaaaattgttctctttataaatgagattttataaaaaagaattacttTTTAGTAATGTCCaagaaatatgtttttaatttggatttgtagaattgaaattatatatatatttattgtgttttatgcatttttataaatttttaaatccgTGTCTTACATGGATCGTAtcctatttgtttttaaaataactatgaTTACCGCATCATAGTTTAGGgctcattagttttatttttgtgtctttCTCTCTTATAGCATCGCGGGTTGCATACAAGAAGATATTAGTATGACATTGATTGAGGAAATTAGTTAAGATGGTTTGGACACATACAAGGAAGACTATTGGAAGCACCAACGGGAAAGCAAATTACATGGATTTTAGTCTTATGAAAAGGAGAGTGACCAAAAGAAGCTTAAAAGAAGTCGTTAAAGCAATctcatgataaaataatatctcTAAAAAGTTTTGGTCTTTAACCGAGCCTAATGATGTCGTATGATTTTAACTGACTTCACTATTTGAATAAGACTTTTGATGTTGTTGTCTCTTTTATAGCATCACATAATTATCCTACTTAGTAGCACAAGAAgattcaaattttatgaaaaatggtaTGCAAGAAACAGTATGAATCAATTAAGCTCACTTATCACCCTGGAAATCAATGTGGCAGGTACAAGTGACCAAGAGGTGCTGATTGTCCAGTATGCAAGAACAGGAATCAAGTGCAAAGTGTCCGTCAAAGAAGGCACATCCTTTACGTTATACTCCACAGTAATCATCTTCTTCCAATCAGTGATGCATTTAACCACTTGCTCGATCTTCTGCACCAAACTGTTGAAGTTAGCTAGGTGCTGTACGTTTCCCATGATGCTTTGAAGTCCGTTCAACTCTGCCAATGATTTTCCAAGTTTAATGTCACGTGGGATATGGGCAAGTTGCCAAAACTTGCCATATTCCAGAGCAAAAGCTCCTAGTACTATCACTGCTTTTGCATCCCAGGAATAGTCTCTCAGCTGTTCAAGTATCAACATTGTTGTTTGATGCGCGTATTGCTCGCCACGAGCTGTGCATATCATCTGCATCCAATTGTTACAATTCAGTTTTTACCCGTTTAATCAGTATTCTCGAGTTCAAGTCTTAAGCATATTATTACTTCTTGTGTAAGTAGTACTGAGAACTGTTAtcatattgatattttattttcaagtacTGGTATCTTGATAGGTTGTGAAACATTTATATAATCATAGGACTGCAGGCTTAAGAGAAATTATTATGTGGTCAGGTCTGGATCAGAAGATGGTCCCTCCAATCTCCATGTGATACACTaccacattttataatttatgaaagaGTTAATAACATGTCATATTGAGATTGGACCgggacatgctaggtgcacccagcaattaggTGAATGAACAAAATTGTCCTTGTGCCAATTTGTTCATCCGGAAGAACTTTCTTTCATATGGACTttcggaagaagttcttccggcaCAACGCTCTAACCAACTAAGCTAATGAATCAATTAcgctataaaataaataatattagtatacataaattattactatACATAATTATCATTAACATTTCTAATGCGtatttaatgcgcatgtaaatttgaataataaattttgtgataattgaatttaatttaaatcatacGAATTATGTAAtccgtatattttttaaaaataaaaaatatttactatcacaacattttatttgtattacaaaatttaatatatattaaataaatattatttattttataacaacgtgaattaaatatgcattaaaatttataataatatctcgaattaaaaaaatatttaatgcatatttaatgaCAATTTTGCCCCtgtcttgtttttctttaaatttactgCGCCTGCTTCCTGTCTAACACTTCCTTTGTTTCACTTTCACTTTCGTCCTGTGCTGGGTAGTTTTTGCAACTTTTGGTGGTTTTTGCAAGTTTGTTCGAAGTAGTTGTTCGGTGAAGGTTAAATATTGGTGGTTTCTGTCGTAGTTGCTCTTCTTATTCCATCGGAGGTATGcattttatggttttttttttttgtgttcttttgTTACAGAAGCAGTAAAATGTTGAGGAAGGTTATTTAGTaaaaacttcttccggaagaagttcttccgaaAGTTGATACTGCTTATTCTAGAAGAAGTTCTTTCGTAATAAGGTGTGtcaacttccggaagaagttcttccggaaactgtatttttttaatttttttttggaattgtatttttaaatttgtgaaaaaattaatatatatgaatattataatttataatatttgtatttcatatttttgaaattttggataattggtttaattaggtataataatttaggtataatattaaatgatttaggtaaaataattgtattttgttgtagtagtaaaatgttttattagttgttagttataGTGTTAcctttagtttaagtaaataatttagttttaacttttgtattacttgtgtatgatgcataatttaataatatgttgttaagatggacgaagatcaatggacgtATGACTAtacgatgtcacaagaagttcatatggattatgataatgaagaagaatgtggtgtgaatgaaccacatgttgaaTGTTCGAATGCTTTTAATACCTGTCAGGTAATCATGTTCATTAGTTTGAGTCATTTGGTTGAACGTAtgtttcatataaaaattaatatgtcagAGTTGCGTTGTAGGTCTTTGGTACTCGAAATGATGTTTTGTAgtgggctcgaacagttgcccatgaaaacggatttgttgcagtgattatgaggttTGACACAGATACtagtagcagaggaagaagttcatttgtgttaattgggtgtgaaaggagtggtctgTACAAGTGTAGGAATAAAGAATTCATTAGAAGAGACACtaggagtaggaaatgtggttgtcccttcaggcttcgtgggaaaccagtgcatggaggggaaggttggatggtgaagttgatttgtggGTTTcgcaatcatgaattggccaagtcttTAGTTGGAGATCCATACACTGGGCGATTGactaagaatgaaaagaaaattattgttgatatgaaaaagtcgatggtgaaaccaaaaaacatcttgctaaGGTTGAAAGAGCACAATGCCAACAGTTGCACCACGAtcaagcaaatttacaatgcaagtaGTGCATATcattcttcaataagaggagctgataccaaaatgcaacatctgatgaagcttctcgaacgtgatcaatacattcattggcatagattgaaggatgaagttgtggtgcatgatctgttttggtgtcacccagatgtagtaaagttatgcaatgcatatCATCTAGTGTTTTTTATAGATAGTacttacaaaacaaataggtacagactcccactacttgactttgttggggtgacaccaatgacgatgacattctctgttgGGTTTTCATATTTGGAGGgtgagcgtgttaataatattgtatgggttttgaaatggtttcgaggtctatttttaagaaatgatCATCTCCctgttgttattgtcactgacagagacctagcagtgatgaatgcagtgaaaactgtgttcccggagtgtacaaacttgttgtgcaggttttACATCGATAAGAATGTCAAGGCGAAGTACAAATCTTTAATCGGTCAAACAAATGCCTGGGACTATGTGATGGataactggggtactttggttgattttCGTCTGAACAGCAATTCCCTGAGTCCTTTCAGAAGTTTCAAATTGCTTGTTCACCTTGACCAGtgttcgttgactatgttaacaacacatggattatcccccacaaggaaaaatttattacaaccTAGACGAATAAGatcatgcacctaggcaacacaacaacaaataggtattaaaatcttattttttttcttgtaaggattattaataaatggtatttaattgttgtatatttttcatgtttgttttatattttaaatgtaggattgaatcagctcattgggctctaaaaagagtattacaaaatagccttggagacctgtgtagtgtttgggatgccatgaacaacatgatcacgctgcaacacgttgaaattaaagcatcctttgaaaccagtacgcatgtggttggacatgtatttaaaaaacccttatacaagaggcttgttggaatggtttcaaggaACGCTTTAAATGAGATTGCTGCCAAGGTTGAGcgtctacgttatctcggcaacaatccctcttcttgtggttgtgtgatgagaagcacgctCAGTCtttcttgtgcatgtgagctttctaggtatactgtTGGCAACATCCCAGtggattcaatccatatgttctggaggagactttgcttttcagaccaagggttatgtgaggctGAAGTCAGCACCAAGGAAGAGATTGAGACCATATCTAAAATATTTGAGGAACTTGATGTGTGTGGCAAACTAACTCTCAAGAGTAAACTTTGGGatattgcataccctgatcataactctatgtgccctcattcgtcaaaggtcaacactaaaggtgcaccgaagaaaccaatgaaaagaagtcaaagatccacaaagcgtgatccgtcttactgggagtatgttgatgcttttcattatGTTTAAAGCAGCAATGCTTCAGTGAAACGTAGTGcatcactcttatccaaagaaagaccaaggtcaaggcatctttgCTAAAGTACAAACACTTCTCTATAGTGCCTCACAAGTACCTCAAAATCCACTTAAGTGCTTCCCAATGAGCTTTACCTCGATTTGACATAAACCTGCTAACAACTCCCACTGCATGGCTAGTATATGGCCTCATACAAACCATTGCATACATCAAACTTGTAAATGGCTGGAGCATACAAAACCTTAGCCAtgaattatttttcttcctctatttgaGGTGACTGATCCTTGGATAGGTGAAAATGATTGGCTAAAGGTGTGCTCACAAGCTTGGCGTTTCCCATGTTGAATCTTTGCAAAACATGGTTGATGTACTCTACCTGAGATAACTGCAAAATCCCTCTTTGCTAATCTCTCGTGATTTGCATACCGAGGATCTTCTTTACTGGACCTAAGTTCTTCATGTCAAATTCTTTTGACAACTGCatctttaagtttttaatttcatcCATATTTGATCCAGCTACTAACATATCATCgacataaaataacaaaataatatgaCTAGATTTATATctcttgaagaaaaaaatggttGGCGTTGCACTTCTAGAAATTTTCCTTAAGCATAAAGCTTTCAAACTTCTTGTACCATTGTCTTGGGGCTTGTTTTAGACCATACAAGATCTTCTTCAATCTACACACCATATTCTTTTTCCCTTCTTCTGAGAAACCTTCAGGTTGGTGCATGTAAATCTCTTCATCTAAGTCTGCATGAAGAAATACAGTCTTCACATCCAATTGCTCAAGGTAGAGCTCTTCATTGGCAACAACGCTTAAGACAAACCTAATAGTATTAAGTTTCACAACAAGAGAAAAAATTTCAATGTAGTCAACTCCTTCTTTTTGCTGAAATCCTTTAATAACTAGATGAGCTTTTTATCTTAGAGCAGTCATGCTCCTCTTTTACTCGATACACCCATTTATTGTGAAGTGTTTTCTTCCCCATGGGTAACTCAACTAGTTTCCATGTTTGATTGGTGATTAAAGACTTCATCTCGTTTTTCATAGGAAGCTCCCACTTGTTGGAATCTATTGTCTGACATGCTTCCTTATAGTTTTTAGGTTCTCCTTGAtcagttaataatatataattcagATATTTCTTCTTAGGCATATGAGGCTGGGAAGACCTTCTAAATACAAGAGCGGAAGTAGAAGACTGGCTCTGGTGTGTCAACTTGTTGCTGGCTATTATATTCAATTGATTCCTCTAACTGAGAAGTCTCAATCATAAGGGTTTTTGGGACATCATCCACCTCTGCGTACACTGAACTACTTTGTTCTGAGTTGCTAGTGTTTGTGTTGTTCGTATCCTTGTACATTACTCTTTCATTGAAGATCACATCTCTACTATAgatcatctttttattttcattatcccATAAGCAGTAGCCAAACTCATCTTCACCATAACTGATGAAAGTGCACTTCTTTGAATTGGGATCAACCTTATTCATACCTTGATCACTAATGTGCACATATGCTACACAACCAAAAATTCTAAGATGTGAGAGTTTTACCTTTTTTCCGCTGTATACCTCATCTAGTATTTTGTGATCCAATGGTACTACTGGACCTCGGTTCATTAAGTAAGTTGATGTGTTGACTGCTTCTACCTAAAATTTCTTTGGCAAGCCTTTCTATAGACGCAAGCTTCTGGCTCTTTTAGTCAATGTTCAATTCATACGCTCAGCAATACCATTATGTTAAGTGATGTAggtccatgtggagcttgtaggcctttgattttcttcatcaatggagtcctttgcttcttgaagatcatggcAACAAAATGGAGATGGAAATCATCAAAGCAGAATGGAaatggaagaaagatgattggagacgctaCTTCAAAGGGAAGATGAGTCAAGTACAAGTTCACTAcaataggaagccatggataagagcttgaataagaagaagatgagGGGAGGGAGAAGGACCACGAAATTTATGCATCAAAtgaggtatgaactttgaagtaattctcaaatgataaaagttgaaaaatgcacatacatgacctctatttatagcctaagtgtcacacaaaattggagggaaatttgaatttctattcaaatctcacttgaatttgaaattgaattcgtggagccaaattttggagccaaattttcactaattatgattagtgaattttagctatggttcagcccactaatccaagatcaagtcaaagatgatccactaagtgtgcttaggtgtcatgaggcatgtaaaacatgaaggacatgcacaaagtgtgattatatgatgtggcaatggggtgtaacaagcaaatgctcacctccccctctaaaatttaattggattgggcttctcccaattcaattaaatttattttccaacacacatcaaatattcacttaatgcatgtgaaattacaaaactacccctaatacaaaaactagtctaggtgccctaaaatacaagggctaaaaaatcctatatttctagggtaccctacctacattatggagccctaaatacaaggcccaaaaataatgaaatcttaatctaatatgtacaaagataagtgggctcatacttagcccatgggcccaaaatctaccctaaagctcatgagaaccctagggcattctcttgcatctctggcccaatcttcttggagtcttctatccaatgcccttgaggggtaggattgaatcattccctcccccttgaaaaggatttgacctcaaatccaaaggttcttgaaactcagggATTCTTTCCTCATCACCTGTaaagagaataaaaacatatgtattagtgatgttgggtatgctagagtagggtaaggactgaaaacccctttcctggccatcttcccatgagagaacataGTTTCTCACctactcaatgagtggtgctacaagtatagaaaaatatgggacaaaccttttgtaaaagtttgttaagtcattgaatcctcaaatttcccttatacttggtggagtaggccactcaggaatgacatTTATTCTTTTAGGGTCCATGgtaagcccttgatcactattttaaaagttaaggaaagtaatggaataaaacatacctttttctttattttcatgttgattattcctacaaaaaattacgacaaacctaaggtgtcccatatgagcacctaggtttgtattgaaacaaaaaataagaacaaacttatctaatgagtccctatgtacacaaatcatgaagatgttgggatcatgagtgattttacaaaagagggttgcaccactcaacacattcatcataccacctatcatagggatttggtgcctcataatacctattttggacaCCAATAAAatacaaggatttaagctcttacgaatcacaccctcatccaacaactcatttacttgaggaataaccttaagctcaagaggtatggcggtgctaacggatgtttcccttgataggagaaggtagaaagattgtttaagaaggagtgctcttttgatatcatattttattgcaaaatgattttccttcttaacaatcttcttggaggaatctttttccttccccttgacctttgaagacaaggccttactattcttctttttcttttggttttctagtttttcttcctcatccctcttatctttcgtAGTACCTGTGAaagtgtttgaggatgcaacacaaatttagtgtcaa
This region includes:
- the LOC114381152 gene encoding uncharacterized protein LOC114381152, which gives rise to MSHCAARCATRSATRLLNLTRALSTEARGQKIERIATELLDLNSFERHDFTVLWRLKMGLHRYGAPVAGMTMPSVGAAARAEAGAAAVAEKMAFDLKLEKYDAAAKIKIIKEVRSFTDLGLKEAKDLVEKVPCVLKKGLTKEEANPIMEKLKELGAAVVLE